One region of Thiomonas intermedia genomic DNA includes:
- a CDS encoding DUF302 domain-containing protein yields MPSIVFSAQPCCAFDEAITRTTEALKAQGFGIISDIDVSATLKAKLGVDRPPYRILGACAPGYAMKALDFDPHIGALLPCNVVVREDAASKQIVIDFMDPTSVLGLIDKPEVHAVAKEVCGKLMQARDALAKTA; encoded by the coding sequence ATGCCCTCCATCGTGTTTTCCGCCCAGCCCTGCTGCGCCTTCGACGAAGCCATCACCCGCACCACCGAAGCGCTGAAAGCGCAGGGCTTCGGCATCATCAGCGACATCGACGTGTCGGCCACCCTCAAGGCCAAGCTCGGCGTCGACCGGCCGCCCTATCGCATCCTCGGCGCCTGCGCACCGGGCTATGCCATGAAGGCGCTCGACTTCGATCCGCACATCGGCGCCCTGCTGCCCTGCAATGTCGTGGTGCGCGAAGACGCCGCGAGCAAGCAGATCGTGATCGATTTCATGGACCCCACCTCGGTGCTCGGTCTGATCGACAAACCCGAAGTCCACGCCGTGGCCAAGGAAGTCTGCGGCAAGCTGATGCAAGCCCGCGACGCCCTGGCAAAAACCGCCTGA
- a CDS encoding CopZ family metallochaperone, translated as MNTVQLQVTGMSCGHCVAAVTRALKTVPGTQEIQVDLATGRATVQGSATPESLVKAVADEGYGATLKG; from the coding sequence ATGAACACCGTGCAACTGCAAGTCACCGGCATGAGCTGCGGCCACTGCGTCGCCGCCGTGACCCGGGCGCTCAAAACCGTTCCCGGCACCCAGGAGATCCAGGTCGACCTGGCCACCGGCCGCGCCACCGTGCAAGGCAGCGCCACACCAGAATCACTGGTCAAGGCCGTCGCCGACGAGGGCTACGGGGCGACGCTCAAAGGCTGA
- a CDS encoding LysE family translocator — MSASLPALGLGLNTPMLTDNLSALALFAFVTSLTPGPNNLMLLASGANFGFRASIPHLLGISTGVLILLASVGLGLAEVFSHWPWAEVATKGIGAGYMVYLAWRMASASLPDASAGRAPRPMRYISAFAFQWVNPKLWLMALSAFSVYVPGSRGFLTVLAVAALFSGINLPTISVWALGGARLRHWLMDRRRVRVFNVAMAALLLATLWPMLS; from the coding sequence ATGTCTGCATCCCTTCCCGCCCTCGGCCTTGGCCTCAACACACCTATGTTGACCGACAACCTTTCCGCGTTGGCCCTCTTCGCCTTCGTCACCTCCCTCACGCCGGGTCCGAACAATCTGATGCTGCTGGCATCCGGCGCGAACTTCGGTTTTCGCGCGTCGATACCTCATCTGCTGGGCATCAGTACGGGGGTGCTGATTCTGCTGGCCAGCGTGGGTTTGGGATTGGCGGAGGTGTTTTCGCACTGGCCCTGGGCCGAAGTCGCCACGAAAGGGATCGGCGCGGGCTACATGGTCTATCTGGCCTGGCGCATGGCCAGCGCATCGCTTCCCGACGCTTCCGCCGGGCGGGCGCCGCGCCCCATGCGCTACATCAGCGCCTTCGCGTTCCAGTGGGTCAATCCCAAGCTGTGGCTGATGGCGCTCAGCGCGTTCTCCGTGTACGTACCGGGTTCGCGCGGATTCTTGACGGTGCTGGCCGTGGCGGCGCTATTCAGTGGGATCAATTTGCCGACCATCAGCGTCTGGGCGCTGGGTGGCGCCAGGCTGCGTCATTGGCTGATGGATCGGCGGCGTGTCAGGGTGTTCAACGTGGCCATGGCCGCCCTGCTGCTTGCCACGCTCTGGCCGATGTTGTCGTGA
- a CDS encoding DUF2917 domain-containing protein translates to MHRLEHGMFLRLERAAGAQIRLLSGRVWITESGRPEDVFLCSGQSYDIVGPGRVVVEPQAGLATLTISREAASAKAHRSCFDVHRTASPERN, encoded by the coding sequence ATGCATAGACTCGAACACGGGATGTTTCTTCGACTGGAGCGCGCAGCGGGTGCGCAGATTCGGCTTCTGTCCGGTCGGGTCTGGATCACCGAGAGTGGCCGGCCAGAAGATGTGTTTTTGTGCTCGGGGCAGAGCTACGACATCGTCGGCCCGGGCCGGGTCGTGGTGGAGCCCCAGGCGGGTTTGGCGACGCTGACAATCAGCCGCGAGGCGGCGTCCGCGAAAGCGCATCGATCCTGCTTCGACGTTCACCGCACGGCGAGCCCTGAGCGGAACTGA
- a CDS encoding PLP-dependent aminotransferase family protein translates to MMQTMDAHPDTPLYLTLAERLAGLAASGSLRPGARLPSVRALSEQHGVSISTAVQAYRTLEDRGVIEARPKSGFFVRRARKLLPLPTTTRPPARAVAVETNAIADAVLDAAGDPAYISFGAATASEDLYAVERVRRAIARCAQRHASSLGVYATAPGIAPLRQAISRRALELGCSLDHRHVVVTNGCMEAITLCLRAVTQPGDVIAIESPTYFGFLRALQALGLRAVEIPMQPGIGLSLEALEVALDTQPIKAVVAVPTLSNPLGTIMPTARKRRLAELLDARGIPLIEDVICNELVPTEENRRAVRSFDRNGNVMLCGSFGKTLAPGLRGIGWVEAGRWSEQVAALKRALSGGGSAVIEWAVAELLEQGGYDQSLRQLRRCFADQTHIARHIIGAAFPPGSRVTDPAGGFILWVELPRSVDAVALYQRCIEQRIVIVPGTLFTTSNRYRNCLRLNVGGRWTAEREEALRAVGRMATQLAAG, encoded by the coding sequence ATGATGCAAACCATGGACGCCCATCCCGACACCCCGCTCTACCTCACCCTTGCCGAGCGACTCGCCGGGCTTGCTGCGTCAGGCTCTCTGCGTCCGGGTGCGCGGCTGCCCTCGGTTCGCGCCCTGTCTGAACAGCATGGCGTTTCCATATCCACCGCCGTGCAGGCCTATCGCACGCTCGAAGACCGCGGCGTGATCGAGGCACGCCCCAAGTCCGGGTTTTTTGTGCGGCGCGCGCGCAAGCTGCTCCCCTTGCCCACCACCACGCGGCCTCCCGCGCGGGCCGTCGCGGTGGAAACCAACGCCATTGCCGACGCGGTGCTCGATGCCGCTGGCGACCCTGCCTACATTTCATTTGGCGCCGCCACCGCCAGCGAAGACCTTTACGCAGTCGAGCGGGTACGCCGGGCCATTGCACGCTGTGCACAGCGGCATGCCAGCAGCCTTGGGGTCTACGCCACAGCGCCGGGCATTGCGCCGCTGCGGCAAGCCATCTCCCGCCGGGCGCTGGAACTGGGTTGCAGCCTGGATCACCGGCACGTCGTCGTCACCAATGGCTGCATGGAGGCCATCACCCTTTGCCTGCGCGCCGTAACGCAGCCGGGCGATGTCATTGCCATCGAATCGCCGACCTATTTCGGCTTTCTGCGCGCCCTGCAAGCGCTGGGGCTGCGCGCAGTGGAAATTCCCATGCAGCCTGGCATTGGCCTCTCACTGGAAGCCCTTGAAGTCGCGCTGGACACCCAGCCGATCAAGGCCGTCGTCGCCGTGCCGACCCTCTCCAACCCCTTGGGCACCATCATGCCGACCGCGAGAAAACGGCGCCTCGCGGAACTTCTGGACGCACGCGGCATTCCCTTGATCGAAGATGTGATCTGCAACGAACTCGTGCCAACCGAGGAGAACCGTCGCGCCGTGCGTTCCTTTGACCGCAACGGCAATGTGATGCTCTGCGGCTCGTTCGGCAAAACCCTGGCGCCGGGCCTTCGCGGCATCGGCTGGGTGGAGGCTGGGCGCTGGAGCGAACAAGTCGCCGCGCTCAAACGCGCGCTCAGCGGCGGCGGCAGCGCCGTGATCGAGTGGGCCGTGGCCGAACTGCTCGAACAGGGAGGCTACGACCAAAGTCTGCGTCAACTGCGACGCTGCTTCGCCGACCAGACCCACATCGCGCGCCACATCATCGGCGCCGCATTCCCTCCGGGATCGCGCGTGACCGATCCTGCGGGAGGCTTCATCCTCTGGGTCGAACTGCCCAGATCGGTCGATGCCGTGGCGCTCTATCAGCGCTGCATCGAGCAGCGCATCGTCATCGTTCCGGGAACGCTGTTCACGACGTCCAATCGCTATCGCAACTGTCTGCGGCTCAATGTCGGCGGTCGCTGGACCGCGGAACGGGAAGAAGCGCTGCGCGCGGTCGGCCGCATGGCGACGCAACTGGCTGCAGGTTAA
- the tgt gene encoding tRNA guanosine(34) transglycosylase Tgt: MLQFTVHRTSAAARRGTLTLNHGTLDTPQFMPVGTYGTVKGITPDSLKQAGAQIILGNTFHLWLRPGLEVVRQFGGLHRFIGWDAPILTDSGGFQVWSLGAMRKISEEGVRFASPVNGDKLFLTPEVSMQIQTVLNSDIVMQFDECTPYDVDRGGQKHITTETEARASMELSLRWAARCKTEFARLDNPNALFGIVQGGMFEPLRDASLDGLAALDLPGYAIGGLSVGEPKDDMLRLLRHTAPRLPANKPRYLMGVGTPEDLVDGVSAGIDLFDCVMPTRNARNGHLFTRFGDLRIRNARFKQDERPLDESCPCPTCRQFSRAYLHHLDRCGEMLFGMLATTHNLHYYLQLMHDMRAALDAGTFEAFVAQFRAERACGV, encoded by the coding sequence ATGCTGCAATTCACCGTCCATCGCACCTCAGCCGCCGCGCGCCGCGGCACGCTCACCCTCAATCACGGCACCCTCGACACCCCGCAGTTCATGCCGGTGGGCACCTATGGCACCGTCAAGGGCATCACGCCCGACAGTCTCAAGCAGGCCGGAGCCCAGATCATTCTGGGCAACACCTTCCACCTCTGGCTGCGGCCGGGGCTGGAGGTCGTGCGGCAGTTCGGCGGACTGCACCGCTTCATCGGCTGGGACGCGCCCATCCTCACCGATAGCGGCGGCTTTCAGGTGTGGAGCCTGGGGGCGATGCGCAAGATCAGCGAGGAAGGCGTGCGTTTCGCCTCGCCGGTGAACGGCGACAAGCTGTTCCTCACCCCCGAGGTGAGCATGCAGATTCAGACCGTGCTGAACAGCGACATCGTCATGCAGTTCGATGAATGCACGCCCTACGACGTCGATCGCGGCGGGCAGAAGCACATCACCACCGAGACCGAGGCCCGCGCCTCGATGGAACTCTCGCTGCGCTGGGCCGCGCGCTGCAAGACCGAGTTCGCGCGGCTGGACAACCCCAACGCCCTGTTCGGCATCGTGCAGGGCGGCATGTTCGAGCCTCTGCGCGACGCCTCGCTCGACGGTCTTGCCGCGCTCGATCTGCCCGGCTACGCCATCGGCGGCCTGAGCGTTGGCGAGCCCAAGGACGACATGCTGCGCCTGCTGCGCCACACCGCGCCCCGCCTGCCCGCCAACAAGCCGCGCTACCTCATGGGCGTGGGCACTCCCGAAGACCTGGTCGATGGCGTGAGCGCGGGCATCGACCTGTTCGACTGCGTCATGCCCACGCGCAATGCGCGCAACGGCCATCTGTTCACCCGCTTCGGCGACCTGCGCATTCGCAACGCCCGTTTCAAGCAGGACGAACGCCCGCTCGACGAAAGCTGCCCCTGCCCCACCTGCCGCCAGTTCTCCCGCGCCTACCTGCACCACCTCGACCGCTGCGGCGAAATGCTGTTCGGCATGCTCGCCACCACCCACAACCTGCACTATTACCTGCAGCTCATGCACGACATGCGAGCCGCACTCGACGCCGGTACGTTCGAGGCCTTCGTCGCCCAGTTCCGTGCCGAGCGGGCGTGCGGGGTGTGA
- a CDS encoding MlaE family ABC transporter permease has product MHAAPPPTDFAPAALAWGGSAEVVSGTPQSCHLKGHWTSRGLRRPPDWQLPAGVRQIALRAPDVPFDTSGALTLLNAMDRWKSAGAQIDLSGLSDAQRQLLELVQQRALPVPAAQHPLGLLGDIGRATLTALDEMRALLAFVGELVWRGTPALLRPWRLRWREIIHEIDAAGLRALGIVGLLSFLIGMVMAYQAGATLATYGANILIVNLVSIITLRELGPLLTAILVAGRTGSSYTAQIGTMQITEEVDALRALGLSPFDMLVLPKVVALLITLPLLALFADVMGLVGGGVVAAVGYGVPFSEYAARIPQVVGLKTLVLGMVKAPVFAIVIALVGCMQGLRVKGSAAAVGRATTVSVVQSIFLVIVIDAGFSVLYNLLHL; this is encoded by the coding sequence ATGCACGCTGCGCCGCCTCCCACCGACTTCGCGCCCGCCGCCCTGGCCTGGGGTGGCAGCGCGGAGGTCGTCTCCGGCACTCCGCAGTCATGTCATCTGAAGGGTCACTGGACTTCCCGCGGTCTGCGTCGCCCGCCCGACTGGCAGCTCCCCGCGGGGGTGCGGCAGATTGCACTCCGCGCCCCGGACGTGCCTTTCGACACCAGCGGCGCCCTCACCTTGCTCAACGCCATGGACCGCTGGAAGAGCGCTGGCGCGCAGATCGATCTCTCCGGACTGAGCGATGCGCAGCGGCAGCTGCTCGAACTCGTGCAACAGCGCGCGCTGCCGGTGCCCGCGGCCCAGCATCCGCTCGGCCTGCTGGGCGACATCGGTCGCGCCACCCTCACCGCGCTGGACGAGATGCGGGCGCTGCTGGCCTTCGTCGGCGAGCTGGTATGGCGCGGCACGCCCGCGCTGCTGCGGCCCTGGCGGCTGCGCTGGCGCGAGATCATCCACGAGATCGACGCGGCCGGGCTGCGCGCACTGGGCATCGTCGGTCTGCTGTCCTTCCTCATCGGCATGGTGATGGCGTATCAGGCGGGGGCCACGCTGGCCACGTATGGGGCCAACATCCTGATCGTCAATCTGGTGTCCATCATCACCCTGCGCGAACTCGGGCCGCTGCTCACCGCCATTCTGGTGGCCGGGCGCACGGGCTCGTCGTACACCGCGCAGATCGGCACCATGCAGATCACGGAAGAGGTCGATGCGCTGCGCGCCCTGGGGCTTTCGCCCTTCGACATGCTGGTGCTGCCCAAGGTCGTCGCCCTGCTCATCACCCTGCCGTTGCTGGCGCTGTTCGCCGACGTGATGGGCCTGGTGGGCGGCGGCGTCGTCGCGGCCGTGGGCTATGGCGTGCCGTTCAGCGAATACGCCGCGCGCATTCCGCAGGTGGTCGGGCTCAAGACGCTGGTGCTCGGCATGGTGAAGGCGCCGGTGTTCGCCATCGTCATTGCCCTGGTGGGCTGCATGCAGGGGCTGCGCGTCAAGGGCAGCGCGGCCGCGGTGGGGCGCGCGACCACGGTCAGCGTGGTGCAGTCGATTTTCCTGGTCATCGTGATCGACGCCGGGTTTTCCGTGCTCTACAACCTGCTGCATCTATGA
- a CDS encoding ABC transporter ATP-binding protein, which produces MKTSADLVIDAQNIVNRFGNVVVHDGLNLALPRGAIMALVGGSGSGKTVLLRSLILLRAPNAGTLRLFGQDALTADEAQRQALRQRIGVLFQGGALFTGLTVLENVLLPLREQGLVEKPLLPELGMLKIGLAGLPADAAHKYPSELSGGMVKRAALARALALDPELLVLDEPTSGLDPIGGAAFDQLIHELRDLLGLTILQVTHDLDSIWHGSDTVAFLARKTMLAIGPAAELARRDEPELVAYFRGSRSAAYLHETAPQDGR; this is translated from the coding sequence ATGAAGACAAGCGCCGATCTGGTCATCGATGCCCAGAACATCGTCAACCGCTTTGGCAACGTGGTGGTGCACGACGGCCTGAACCTCGCTTTGCCGCGCGGCGCCATCATGGCGCTGGTAGGCGGCTCGGGCTCGGGCAAGACGGTGCTCTTGCGCAGCCTGATTTTGCTGCGGGCGCCCAACGCCGGCACGCTCAGGCTCTTCGGTCAGGACGCGCTGACGGCCGACGAAGCCCAGCGACAGGCGCTGCGCCAACGCATCGGCGTGCTGTTTCAGGGCGGCGCCCTGTTCACCGGCCTGACCGTGCTGGAAAACGTGCTGCTGCCGCTGCGCGAGCAGGGCCTGGTGGAGAAGCCTCTGCTGCCCGAGCTGGGCATGCTCAAGATCGGTCTGGCCGGGTTGCCGGCCGATGCGGCGCACAAGTATCCGTCCGAGCTTTCGGGCGGCATGGTCAAGCGCGCCGCGCTGGCCCGCGCCCTGGCGCTCGACCCGGAACTGCTGGTGCTCGATGAGCCGACCTCCGGCCTGGACCCGATCGGCGGCGCGGCCTTCGATCAGCTCATCCACGAATTGCGCGACCTGCTGGGGTTGACCATCCTGCAAGTCACGCACGATCTCGATTCGATCTGGCATGGCAGCGACACCGTGGCCTTCCTCGCCCGCAAGACAATGCTCGCCATCGGCCCGGCCGCCGAGCTGGCACGACGCGACGAACCGGAACTCGTGGCCTATTTCCGCGGCAGCCGCTCGGCCGCCTATCTTCACGAAACCGCCCCGCAAGACGGCCGGTGA
- a CDS encoding MlaD family protein, giving the protein MESKVNYTAVGLFVVLLALMLGGLAWWLATGGKQTATRPYLIYATDNVSGLKTDSNVLYRGVTVGKVASIEIDPKSPALIRIEVEIDRDVPVRDDTVAQLSPLGVTGLSAVNLIGGASPRPLPTPPGEPDPVIPYKPSVFTQIEGGINDAAITLARISQRVDALLSPANVQALGATLRNLQTVSATLASNQGNINQMFANGRKTSLNLTQMSEQGQVLVRQTEVLVQKLGGVSAQLSAVMPQIGAAASSVARAGNTTTAFTQAGVQAMTQLQTRTLPEVDALARNLQQLSSQLGSLTENLKTNPSQLLYGPALPAPGPGEQP; this is encoded by the coding sequence ATGGAATCCAAAGTCAACTACACCGCCGTCGGCCTGTTCGTGGTGCTGCTGGCCCTGATGCTGGGTGGCCTGGCCTGGTGGCTGGCGACCGGTGGCAAGCAGACGGCCACCAGACCCTACCTGATCTACGCCACCGACAACGTCAGCGGCCTGAAGACCGACAGCAATGTGCTCTACCGCGGCGTGACCGTGGGCAAGGTTGCCAGCATCGAGATCGATCCGAAGAGCCCGGCGCTCATCCGCATCGAAGTCGAAATCGACCGCGACGTGCCGGTGCGCGACGACACCGTGGCACAGCTCAGTCCGCTAGGCGTCACCGGGCTGTCGGCCGTCAACCTCATTGGCGGCGCCTCGCCCAGGCCGCTGCCCACGCCACCGGGCGAACCTGATCCGGTGATTCCCTACAAGCCCTCGGTGTTCACCCAGATCGAGGGTGGCATCAACGATGCGGCCATCACGCTGGCGCGCATCAGCCAGCGGGTGGACGCGTTGCTCAGTCCGGCCAATGTGCAGGCACTCGGCGCGACCTTGCGCAATCTCCAGACCGTGTCTGCAACACTCGCATCCAACCAGGGCAACATCAATCAGATGTTCGCCAATGGCCGCAAGACCAGCCTGAACCTGACCCAGATGAGCGAGCAGGGCCAGGTGCTCGTGCGTCAGACCGAGGTGTTGGTGCAGAAGCTCGGGGGCGTCTCCGCGCAGCTCAGCGCGGTCATGCCCCAGATCGGCGCGGCGGCCAGCAGCGTGGCCCGGGCCGGCAATACCACCACGGCCTTCACCCAAGCCGGCGTACAGGCCATGACCCAGTTGCAGACCCGAACCCTGCCCGAGGTGGACGCCCTGGCGCGCAATCTGCAGCAACTGAGCAGCCAGCTCGGTTCCCTGACCGAAAACCTCAAGACCAATCCCAGCCAACTGCTCTACGGTCCGGCGCTGCCCGCGCCTGGCCCGGGAGAACAACCATGA
- a CDS encoding ABC-type transport auxiliary lipoprotein family protein, whose product MNPARRLNPLRRGAVVGMVMAASLALAACSLPINRASVQQSYRLTAADIASPPLPQPTVIQLLPVRASAGLQSPAMMYSRSPDTLDAYRDSRWLAPPAQLIGEAIAHTLSRQPWVSAVQQQAVLVRAPWTLHCTLNRLEHDVRATQGAVRLDLTCELANPHAGHIAAHWRFDGSQPLAVNDASHFAQGAQTLLDRALNEIVQQTRAAVETGRDQKPGH is encoded by the coding sequence ATGAATCCTGCCCGCCGCCTCAACCCTCTGCGCCGCGGTGCCGTCGTCGGCATGGTGATGGCCGCCAGTCTGGCACTGGCCGCCTGCTCACTGCCGATCAACCGAGCCTCGGTGCAGCAAAGCTACCGGCTGACCGCTGCCGACATTGCCTCGCCTCCGCTGCCTCAGCCCACCGTCATCCAGTTGCTGCCGGTGCGGGCCAGCGCGGGGTTGCAGTCGCCGGCCATGATGTACAGCCGCAGCCCGGACACGCTCGACGCCTATCGCGACAGCCGCTGGCTGGCGCCACCCGCCCAACTCATCGGCGAGGCCATCGCCCACACCCTGAGCCGCCAGCCCTGGGTGAGCGCGGTGCAGCAGCAGGCCGTGCTGGTGCGCGCGCCCTGGACGCTGCATTGCACCCTCAACCGCCTGGAGCACGATGTGCGCGCCACCCAGGGCGCTGTGCGCCTGGATCTGACCTGCGAACTGGCCAACCCACACGCCGGTCACATCGCCGCGCATTGGCGCTTCGACGGCAGCCAGCCGCTCGCGGTGAACGACGCATCGCATTTCGCCCAGGGCGCGCAGACCCTTCTGGACCGGGCGCTGAACGAGATCGTGCAGCAGACCCGCGCGGCGGTGGAGACGGGGCGGGATCAGAAGCCGGGGCACTAA
- a CDS encoding DUF2202 domain-containing protein, producing the protein MEQPFFSARLAQGREQHRIEHIAALRRHIASHRPQVLGADEQHDLLHMHEEEKIARDVYVQLGERWGLRPFLNISGAEQAHRDAIAALLLHYGLSDPAPGLPVGVFHTPAFQTLHDSLLAQGLSSERDAIQVGLRIEELDIFDLAEARSRTRQPEILAVYEDLERGSRNHLRAFHHHLLRLGDRYVAQHMRQADFDAVALSPHESC; encoded by the coding sequence ATGGAACAACCGTTTTTCTCCGCACGGCTTGCGCAAGGCCGCGAGCAGCACCGTATCGAGCACATCGCAGCCCTGCGCCGACACATCGCTTCGCACAGGCCGCAGGTTCTCGGCGCCGACGAGCAGCATGACCTGCTGCACATGCACGAGGAGGAAAAAATCGCCCGCGACGTGTATGTGCAACTCGGCGAGCGCTGGGGGCTGCGCCCGTTTCTCAACATCAGCGGCGCTGAGCAGGCGCATAGGGACGCTATCGCCGCGCTGCTGTTGCATTACGGCTTGAGCGATCCGGCACCCGGGCTGCCCGTGGGCGTGTTCCACACTCCTGCTTTCCAGACGCTGCATGACAGTCTTCTGGCGCAGGGCCTGAGCAGCGAACGCGACGCCATCCAGGTCGGGCTGCGCATCGAGGAACTCGACATCTTCGATCTGGCCGAAGCCCGCAGCCGCACCCGCCAGCCTGAAATCCTCGCTGTGTATGAAGACCTGGAGCGCGGTTCGCGCAACCATCTTCGCGCGTTCCACCACCACTTGCTGCGGCTGGGCGACCGCTATGTGGCACAGCACATGCGCCAGGCCGACTTCGACGCCGTGGCCTTGAGCCCGCACGAGTCGTGCTGA
- the queA gene encoding tRNA preQ1(34) S-adenosylmethionine ribosyltransferase-isomerase QueA, whose translation MTASLPRDAAGATGATSPSLSVDDFDFDLPPELIAQHPAARRGDSRLLDAGSPPAWRDRGFRELPGLLRRGDLVVFNDTRVIPARLWGFKAAQGDAPHAQAGPALGGVVEVLVERVLADHRVWAHVRASKSPKPGQVLWLGARRPDAPEGALPPSSAPLFAVRTVGRAGPDDSLFELAFPSEPLALLDQYGAVPLPPYITHAPGGEDAERYQTVYARHPGSVAAPTAGLHFDDAVLAQIDAAGARRMAVTLHVGAGTFQPVRVSDLRQHPMHSEWYTVPEATAQAIAEVRALQVEARAAGRADAAPRVVAVGTTAMRALESAALAAEAEGAAFGTVLPGARDTALFVTPGYCFRVVDALLTNFHLPRSTLLMLVSAFAGMDTIHAAYAHAIAQRYRFFSYGDAMWLCREDAGTLR comes from the coding sequence ATGACTGCTTCTCTTCCGCGCGATGCGGCGGGAGCGACGGGCGCGACCTCGCCCAGTCTCTCCGTGGACGATTTCGATTTCGACCTGCCTCCTGAACTGATCGCCCAGCATCCCGCGGCGCGACGCGGCGACAGCCGCCTGCTCGACGCGGGCAGTCCGCCCGCATGGCGGGATCGCGGTTTCCGCGAACTGCCCGGTCTGCTGCGCCGGGGCGATCTGGTGGTGTTCAACGACACGCGGGTGATTCCCGCCAGGCTCTGGGGCTTCAAGGCCGCGCAGGGTGATGCGCCCCACGCGCAGGCCGGCCCGGCGCTCGGGGGTGTCGTGGAAGTGCTAGTCGAGCGGGTGCTGGCCGATCACCGGGTATGGGCTCATGTGCGGGCGAGCAAATCGCCCAAGCCGGGGCAGGTTCTCTGGCTCGGCGCCCGTCGTCCGGATGCACCGGAAGGTGCGCTGCCGCCGTCTTCGGCGCCGTTGTTCGCGGTCCGCACCGTGGGGCGCGCCGGGCCCGACGACAGCCTGTTCGAGCTCGCGTTTCCCAGCGAGCCCTTGGCATTGCTGGATCAATACGGCGCCGTGCCCCTGCCGCCCTACATCACCCATGCACCCGGCGGCGAGGATGCCGAGCGCTATCAGACGGTCTATGCGCGGCATCCCGGCTCGGTGGCCGCGCCGACGGCGGGGCTGCACTTTGACGATGCGGTGCTGGCGCAGATCGACGCCGCCGGTGCGCGCCGCATGGCCGTCACGCTGCATGTCGGCGCGGGCACGTTTCAGCCTGTACGGGTGAGCGATCTTCGCCAGCACCCGATGCACAGCGAGTGGTACACCGTGCCCGAGGCGACCGCGCAGGCGATTGCCGAAGTGCGGGCGCTGCAGGTCGAGGCACGCGCGGCGGGCCGGGCCGATGCCGCGCCGCGGGTGGTGGCCGTGGGCACGACGGCGATGCGCGCGCTCGAATCCGCCGCCCTGGCCGCCGAGGCGGAGGGTGCCGCATTCGGCACCGTGCTGCCCGGCGCGCGCGATACGGCGCTGTTCGTCACCCCGGGCTATTGCTTTCGGGTGGTGGATGCCTTGCTGACCAATTTCCACCTGCCCCGGTCCACCCTGCTCATGCTGGTGTCGGCCTTCGCCGGCATGGACACCATACACGCCGCCTACGCGCATGCGATTGCGCAGCGCTACCGGTTTTTCAGCTACGGCGATGCCATGTGGCTTTGCCGCGAGGACGCCGGCACCTTGCGCTGA